ATATCCTTATGCCGGCCTTCAAATTTACTATTGAAACGTACTTTTAAATAGAGATCACCACTCAATTTGGAACGCTTTACAGCTGAAACCAGAATATTATCAATGCTTATTCCATTGGGATCGCTCTTGGTATAAAAAGCATCGAAATCGGCCAGATAGGTTTCTACTTCTACAAAGCCCTCCCCTACTGTACTTTCTTCATCTACTACCCGGGGATCAATATCACTGACAATTAGCACCTCCTTGCCTGTGAACAGGCGCTTGGATAATTGTCCATCTTCTACCACCATCTGAATCATCGAACTCACCTCTCCCCCATCTTCTGACTGAGCAATGATTTGAAGAAACTCGCCAAAGGATTCGATCAGAAAGCGGGCCTGGCTTTGGGCATTCTGAACTTGTTTAGGGGAAATATCTTCTGCAATACTTTGCGTAAATACAAAAGTAGATTGCCCAGCCAGCAAAATAAGCAGACTCAGTGTTCTTAGCTTTTGTATAATCCTTAGATGCATTTCTTTCCCTACAAAATAAATAATACCCTTAATCCAGGTACAAGATAGATTTTTTATACTCGCTTTTCAGTTGTTCCGGCAATCTAACAATATCACTGATCAACCATCCTGAATTGGGATCTGACCTATTGACGCTATGCACCATGAACGCCCAATTTTCTACCTGAAGAAAGTGGTAGGTGATCCGATCAATGTATTCATATTCAATATTGCCTTCTATCAATTCATTGAGGAAAAGGGCCAGTTTACCTTCATGGAAATTCTGGTACAAAAATCCTTTTACTCTTCTTTTATCAGCCGAAAACAATTCTCTTATATTGACAAAATTTGTTCCTTCACTTGCTGGATGAAGAAATAACTTCTCATCTTCCGTAATATTTAAACGCAAAAAACTCGCATCTATTCCCCGAATGACCCACTTGGATGAATAATCTTTTTCAGACTCTACTTTCAGTGTCAAGGTTACTCTCTCTGGTTTCCCTTTATATAGGATTTTACATTCCAGTCGAGCAAACCATTCTTCATCATAGAAACTCAGTAAGGTTTTGTTATCCTTTTCATCGATCTTTTCCAGAAAATCCCGGATAGATTTTGCATCCATTTTAGCCGAGCGATCAAAGAGGCTTAGCACCAAATCTTTGCGGGTGAGAGCCACATCTTTCCCTTTCTGCATCTCTGCAATATGGGGCCCAGCTTCTCCATTAAATCGAGTTATGAATTCATTGATTTGGGATACATTAAGTGCGAACATTTGATCATCCCAGGTCCAAGAGGATTGGGCCTGAGCGATGGAGCACAGAAAAATGATCGAAAAAAAACATTTTCTCATTTTGAGGTTTCAGTTACAGAGATATTCGAAAGCAAAACGTCCCAAATGGCCTGGGATTCCCCTTCAATCTCGGGTTCATATACTTTGAGGACGATATTTATATTTTTTTGGGTATAATCTGTATATACCAACAATCCATCTTTATAGCCAGAAAATCTCTGTCCATAAGTAACGGTACCATACCAGTTGTCTTTGTATTTCCTGATATCGGAAACCTTTACTACCTGGCCGTTGGTGATTTCAATTTTTGTGTATTTGTCTGCGAGATAATTAAGTCGGTTGAAGTAACGTCTTATTTTATATGCGACTGGTTGTTCGCGGTTTAAACTGGATACTTCAATGTAGCAGGTATCACTGACGAAAAGAATCATGGCCTGATCAGTAATTGATCTTATTCTCATTCGGTCCTCCCCTTCCAGGATCGTTTCTACATAAGAAGCGAACTTTTCAACTTTTGCTTTTGCCTTTTCGTTAAACTCGTCCATATCCACCGGCATATCAGGTCCTTCTCCCTCTGATAAATTCGGACTTGTTTTTTCTTCACCGTCTGCCTTTTCTGTTACATCTTCTACCTCAAAATCATCGGCAATGCCTACTTCTTTGTCCCCATTAGCTACTGCTACAGCAGGAGGCTCTAGGGTGGAATTGCTCAAAGCATCCAGTTCAGAAACTGGTAACTCTGGTAGGAAGGCATTCTTTAGGCGCGATTTTGCAAAGTTCTGGTCTCCGAAAATTCGTAGATCGGGATCGGGGCTATAAATAGCGACGAATCCCCCTTCTTTCAATTCCTTGAAATTACCGGTGTAATAATCTTCGTATTCTATTTTCCCATCTGCTCCTATCACTTCCCAGCTTTTGATGGCTACTGATTTACCATTATCCAGAAAAATAATTCCATAATCTTCCTTTGAGAAGTCCCGAATTCGGGGAGCGTCAAAAGGACCGATAAATAATTTCTTTTCCGCAGTCAGGACAAAGGAAATTTTCTCAAGCTTGATGGGCTTGCCTTTTTTTCCACCCGCCTTGAGATAAGACAGTTTGCCATCCAGACCGAGGCTTGTCTCCGATTTGTCTATAATTTTGCCGGATATAGGCGCTTCCTTCCCTTCCAGGAATATCAGGTCCTGTGCCTGAAGTATTGATACTCCAAGGATCAGGATGAAACAGCTCAAGATTGTGTTATATAGTTTCATAGGTTAAGGTAAAAAGCTATTTTCCAAGGGAGCCATATCTATTGGTATTCATCTAATTCCTTTTCCTTTAGACAAATTCAACTGGAAAAGTTTCCTAGTCGATTTAATATTTTTAGAAATTTACTATCCCCGGGAAAATACCTATTGAAAAGAATTGCGTTTTACTCATGCTTCAGTAAATGCAAAAATACTTCCAAATAAGGAATATTCAATTATGACAGCTGCAATAATATCGGTTTGCCTAACTAATCGGTTCAAATTTTGGCTGGCGTCTTTCTTTTAATTTTACATATCCCCAACCGGCCCCAAGCGACAGGAACAAAATAATTATCAGGATCAATACGATGTTTTCTATATCTCCAAAAAAGCCTGTAGAGAAGTGTACGATTCGATTGTGTTCAAGTTTATGTGCCCTCCCTGCATCGAAGAGGGTCAAATAATAATCTCCTGAGAGTTCGGCCATTTCTACTACCTGATTCTTATCAACATACCACAAATCGCCATCAATCTTGCCGTGATCATTTCTCAATTTTACTTCATGTCTTACCACATATCTATCCAGTTCAAAAAACTGAACGGTGTAGTCTGGTTTCCCCCCACTTAATTTGAAAAAAAGCGTGTCCTCACGAGTTCCATAACCACTGATATATTCTATCTTGAATTCGTCAGAAGCGGGATCAAGGGCAATTTCTGTCGTCCTTCCCAGTGCATCCCGAAATTCTACTTTATAGGCATTTGAGCGATTTGCCAGCATCACCACTTTTGCATCCAAAGGTTCCGGCATATCCATCCGTGCATTGATGCCCATGTCTTTGATTGCATAGGTATACACGGAATCTCCCTGGAGATTCTCTGTCTTCAGCATATCTTTTGCCAGTTCGAAGGCCGCTCGATCTCTACTTCCGCTTTCCGAACGAAGGCTGATTTTCGAAATAATTACAGGGTTTATCGCATAGGAAAGGTTGAAAATACTTCTGCCTTGACCTTGCTGATTTCTTACGAAAGAAACTTCTATGGGTATTTTTCGCAAGGCATCTTCCACATATCTTCCCTGGGGGAACTGGTCCAGGTAATTTTTATAAGAAGTCTCTGAATCCCAGTTTATCGTACTGTTCCAAACAGAATCTTCATATATCAAGGGAATTTGCGACAAATCAATGTCCACAGATTCTACTGGTTTAGGTTTGGCAGCCTCTGACTTTTTTACAGGCTTTGGCTTGCTAACTGCTACTTTTGGTGGCGGAGGTTTTACTCCTACTCCCGGATTTGCAGATCGGGTTTTTACCTTCGTACCGACTTTCTTGAGAGCTTCATCTCTATATTTCCCATCACTATTGGAAGCCAGGTATTCTTCATAAGCTGAAATCGTAGCTTTCGCACTGGCTCTTGCCCAGGCTTTATCATCCCATATATCCTGAATGGCTTTGGACGCATCACTCAGGTATTTGCCCGTATACTTCCCCTGATTTGACAGAAGGATATATTTTCGATAGGCATCCTCAGTATGTATGGATTTAGTTTTTTCCCAATATTCATCTTCGCTTCCCTGTAATACTTCCTTGAACTTGTCAGGAGTATCAAAGGAAAAAGCCTGGGGAGGAAAACTAAGGTTCCCCAATAAGAATATGGACAGGCAAAGGGCTTTTAGATGTCTTGTATATTTAGCCTCAATAGAATTCATGATTAGAAGTTCGTCAGCCAGGAATGAGTCAAATAAAGTTTACAGCTTGTTCTCTGTTTTTAATTTTGAGTAATGCTTAAATAACTGGTATTAAATAGATAACGAAAAAGCAGCGGTACATTGATGCTTCCTCAGAGATAAAATTAGCAAATTTTGTGAATTACTCCTTACCACAAACTTTAATCCTTGCCAAATTCTCCAATCGCTGAAATTTTCCCTATCTATTTATATAAAGATCAGCTTTTAAGATTTGTACTCAATCGTAAAGGAATCCCTCACGATTGTGTTCTTCTCTGCACCATTTTAGACAATAAAAACCTCTTCAGGTAACATGCCTTTTACTTCATAACCCGAAATGACTCTTTAACCCTACGTGAAATTGTTTATTTACGCTAAAAATGCTGCATTTATCACGCCAAAGTAGATTTTTGAAAAAAATTCCAAAAAAATTCAGGCTGATGTTGACATCGACATTTTTTTGGGGACTAATGTAAGTGAAAACACAATGTCCTAAGTGGTAGCCCTTCGGGGCTGCTGCTTACTTCAAGGACAGAAGGTTTATCATAAGCATAGATATTTTCATCTGATGACAACGGATGTTGTGAGTTCTTTGGTCTTGAAGAACTTACGTATGGGTGAGCATAATGGCCATAAGGCCTAGCTTTATGGCCATGTGCTCAATTCTATTCTGTGATTTCGATGATATAGCTGGCTCCGAAACTGGCCTGAGCTGCCAATTTCAATATCCCTTCCTTTTCTTCCAGCTTTCCACTACTAGCTTCACTATCTGCAATTCCCATCCAGGGTTCTATGCAAACGTAAGGAGCCTGAGGTTTGGCCCATATTCCCAGATAAGGAAAATTGGGAAAGTGCATAGACAATACCTCTGGATGTTTTGAGCTTTTCAGATGCACACTTCTGGACTTTAGTTTCTTAAAAATCAAGGCATCCTTGTCAAAGAGATGTTTATGTAAAGGCAGTTTATTTGTCTTATCCAGCAATTGAGCTCCGGGTTTATCAATCAGGCCCCGATCGCTCAAGACCCAGGTATGGTCATTTTCCTCCTCCTCAAACTCAAGAAAGTAATCTTCATATTCCGCTCCTTCTTTCCAGGGACAATTAAAGGCCGGATGTCCTCCCAGTGAAAAAAGCATCTCAGATTGGCCTTGATTGATGACTTCATGGTCCACATGAATCTTATTGCCTTCCAGTCGGTATTCTATTGAGAACCCAAATTTAAAGGGATAAATCTTAAGCGAGTCTTCTGTGTAGTTGAGTTCATAGCGAAGCCTCTCCCCTTCCTGTTCAACCAGCTTCATTTTCTCATTTCTCCTGATAAATCCATGCTTGGGAAGGCCGGTATAGGTCTTTCCCTCAAAAGAATACTTATCCTCTTTTAAAGCACCAATTATCGGAAAAAGTACAGGTGCATGACTGCCCCAAATATCCGGATTGGCCTGCCACATATATTCTATACCCGTCTTTTTTGATTTGATTCCGGAAAGTTCAACTCCTTTTTGGAGAACGGATATTTGCAAGAATTCATTTTCGATACGATCAATCATGGGTAACGTATAGGTGTGTTGGTGTTTATAGGAAATAGTATTGGCCTTTAGCTAAGGCAGAATTTATACCAGAGTGCTAGCCCAAATTGTATGCTAAAAGAAGAATATGCAAGAAAGATTTGTGAAGTATGGATTAAACTTCCCGATAGAGTACCCATTCCAGTACTTTCCCTTTGGTATCCACTTTATAAACCAGTCCCTGATTGTCCTGGATAAGATAGGAGACTGATTGGACAGGCGAAACAGAACTTCTCAATTTCTGCCGAATAGCCAGAGGTATTATGGAGCCGACCTGATAAATACCAGAAGGTGCATGCCCGATTTTCCGATTTACTTTCTGAAAACACAGGCTTTTGCCCATACCCTTTGCCTTATAATATAAAAGCTTGGACTGTGGAAGATTTTTGCCAAAGAGTTCGATGCCTTCTTCAAAAGAAAGATTGATCTTCCAGTCAGGTTCGAGGCGATCCAGTGTATAGGCTTTGGAAATATCCACACCATCCAGGCTCATAAAGCTACAGGCAGGTATTTCGATGCTATGCCTTTGAGAGCCGGTTTTAGGTTTTGTATTGCCGTTCAGAATACTGAGTAATTCTCTGCTTTTCGTTTGCAGTCTTTCCTTAGCAACTCCCGTACTTTTACGCTGAACATATTCCAGATCGGCTTTGGCTTGCTGAAGGAAGTAGGCTTTGTTAGCGCCCGCATTTACACTCAGGATATGAAATACACATGCGCGATTGATGCGATTTGGGAGATAATCCGGATTGGATCTGATGGCTTTGTTGAACTGCGAAATACTTTTCAACAAAAGCTCCTCCGCACTCAATTGTCCTTTACTGATTTTGTCCAGACGAGATTCTGTATCCAAAACCCAGGGATAGGGATAAGATCGATAAGGCTCATCCAGCATCGGCAAAGCGGATTTAGCATAAGACAAGCCCAAATTATTGTAAAACTCTGCACTCCTGAAATCTCTAATCAGGTATTGATAGAGGACAGTATCTTTATCATGTTGCTGTAAGAGGGAAAGGTAGATGGCCATATCATAGACCTCCAAAGCCTTTTTTGCTTCTGCCTTTGCCCGTTTTGCAATGGCTAATCTTTCATTTTTTGAATCATACAAAGGATCTTCTTCGTTCAGCTCAAATGCATTGTATAGTTCTTCTATGAAGATTGGAATACTATTCTCTACCCGATAACCTGCGAGGTAGCACAAAATCGCTCCCCAAATATCCGCTTTGCTTTCCATCTGCTTGCGGCGTCTTTTCTGACTTTCTGCCCAGCTTTTCAGAGAAGTTGACTTCACAAAGAAACCCGGAGACTCATAAGAGAAAGAAGCATGCTGATAAGCATGAACCAGTTCGTGAGCCAGAAGAAAGGCCAATGCATCATCTTTTCCTTTAGAAACCTTGAGACAAAGCTGATACGCTCGGGGATCAAGAATGATGCTCTTTCTTTTTACATCATACTCGGCAGGTTTGCCAAAAACAGCTATATCCTCAATATGTAAATTAGGCATAGCCTGTCCCCCCTGCTTTTCCCAAAGATTCTTCAGAACCTTTTTACAGTGAATTTCCTCTTTGATATAGGAAGTATTGCCTGCGATAGCCACATAGCTCAGCGATAGCATCAGGAGAAAAAGTATTCCCTGATAAACTAAGCCCATTTTGAGATATGTGGATATTACCTTCATCTTATCTGTAAATCTCTCTTTTATTTTTCGGGATAAAGTGGAAACCTTTATCATTCTGTGAACCAAAGCGAGTAGCACGGGCGTACATATGCTGACCATTAACCAGATCTTTGGGTCTGTAGATTTCCTCTATCTTTCGTCCAATATACCAGATCGGAATAGGTCCTTCATCATACTTAACCTCTCCAAACTGAATGGCTTCTAAAAAGGCCATCATGAATTTGGATACTTTGAACTTGCGGCTTTGGTATCTATACTTTCCATCTGCCAATTTTACATCCTTTAAGGTAACTCCCGTTTCTGCTACCTGTCTATTTGAGGGAGCTGATCCTATGAAGTAGCGGAAAGGTAAATCAGAAGATAAAAGGCTATGTACATCTTTTTTCTGGCTTACCCGGATATCCTTGGCTCCTCTTTCCAGAAAAGTCGAAGCAAAACAGGCATCGATGCTCAAAACGATATTGTTGCAGGCAATGGCATCTATTTGCTGGCGGATATCCTCCATTTTATAATAACTCTTTATACTATTGCCC
The nucleotide sequence above comes from Bacteroidia bacterium. Encoded proteins:
- a CDS encoding aldose 1-epimerase family protein; this translates as MIDRIENEFLQISVLQKGVELSGIKSKKTGIEYMWQANPDIWGSHAPVLFPIIGALKEDKYSFEGKTYTGLPKHGFIRRNEKMKLVEQEGERLRYELNYTEDSLKIYPFKFGFSIEYRLEGNKIHVDHEVINQGQSEMLFSLGGHPAFNCPWKEGAEYEDYFLEFEEEENDHTWVLSDRGLIDKPGAQLLDKTNKLPLHKHLFDKDALIFKKLKSRSVHLKSSKHPEVLSMHFPNFPYLGIWAKPQAPYVCIEPWMGIADSEASSGKLEEKEGILKLAAQASFGASYIIEITE